A genomic stretch from Croceibacterium aestuarii includes:
- the mgtE gene encoding magnesium transporter yields MAETDLDELEAGTAGAAEEEQLDEENRLKPEFVRSVRDALEEGDDGRAYDLVEPLHPADIADLLELLEPEDRRKLAAAITDLLSGEVISELNDYVREDMVEALPAAAVAEIAEQLDTDDAVQLIEDLDHADQQAILAEMEPEDRAAIESALAYPEETAGRLMQRELVAVPEHLTVGDVIDFMREHDELPTEFWEIFIVDHKHHPIGTCALSWILRAPRHIQLADVMKRDQTLIPVGMDQEEVALRFQKYALISAAVVDESGRLVGQLTVDDIVHIISEEAGEDTLLLSGAGEGDINEPIRDAYAARVRWLMANLVTASVASFVISRFENVIAQLVTLAVLMPIVAGIGGNAGTQTLAVTVRALATNQLTSSNTLRAVRREISIALLNGLSVALVISLAVSWIFGDWHLGAVIGLAMLANILIAGVAGVVVPLTLERTGADPAISSSIFVTMTTDSMGFLVFLSLAVATGLVG; encoded by the coding sequence ATGGCCGAAACCGATCTCGACGAGCTGGAAGCGGGCACCGCCGGCGCGGCCGAGGAAGAACAGCTCGACGAGGAGAACCGGCTCAAGCCCGAGTTCGTCCGCAGCGTCCGGGACGCGCTCGAGGAGGGCGACGACGGCCGGGCCTACGATCTGGTCGAACCGCTCCACCCGGCCGACATCGCCGACCTGCTCGAGCTGCTCGAGCCCGAGGACCGGAGGAAGCTGGCCGCGGCGATAACCGACCTGCTGTCGGGCGAAGTCATTTCCGAGCTCAACGACTATGTGCGCGAGGACATGGTCGAGGCGCTGCCCGCCGCGGCGGTGGCGGAAATCGCCGAACAGCTCGACACCGACGACGCGGTGCAGCTGATCGAGGACCTCGACCACGCCGACCAGCAGGCGATCCTCGCGGAAATGGAGCCCGAGGACCGCGCGGCGATCGAGAGCGCGCTGGCCTACCCGGAGGAAACCGCCGGCCGCCTGATGCAGCGCGAGCTGGTCGCGGTGCCCGAACACCTGACCGTGGGCGACGTCATCGACTTCATGCGCGAGCACGACGAGCTGCCGACAGAGTTCTGGGAAATCTTCATCGTCGACCACAAGCACCACCCGATCGGGACATGTGCGCTGTCGTGGATCCTGCGCGCGCCGCGCCATATCCAGCTGGCCGACGTGATGAAGCGCGACCAAACGCTGATCCCCGTCGGCATGGACCAGGAAGAGGTCGCACTGCGTTTCCAGAAGTACGCGCTCATCTCGGCCGCCGTGGTCGACGAGAGCGGGCGGCTGGTCGGCCAGCTGACCGTCGACGACATCGTCCACATCATTTCCGAAGAAGCGGGCGAGGACACGCTCCTGCTCTCCGGCGCCGGCGAGGGCGACATCAACGAACCGATCCGCGACGCCTATGCGGCGCGCGTGCGATGGCTGATGGCCAACCTGGTGACCGCATCGGTCGCCTCGTTCGTGATATCGCGCTTCGAGAACGTCATCGCGCAACTTGTCACGCTGGCCGTGCTCATGCCGATCGTCGCCGGGATCGGCGGCAATGCCGGTACCCAGACGCTCGCCGTCACGGTCCGCGCACTGGCGACGAATCAGCTGACCAGCAGCAACACCTTGCGCGCTGTCCGCCGCGAGATTTCGATTGCGCTGCTCAATGGGCTGAGCGTGGCGCTGGTCATTTCGCTCGCGGTCTCGTGGATCTTCGGCGACTGGCATCTCGGGGCGGTGATCGGGCTTGCGATGCTGGCCAACATTCTCATCGCCGGAGTCGCCGGAGTCGTGGTGCCGCTGACGCTCGAACGCACGGGCGCAGATCCCGCCATCTCCTCCTCGATATTCGTCACCATGACCACCGATTCGATGGGTTTCCTGGTGTTTCTGAGCCTGGCGGTGGCGACCGGGTTGGTCGGCTAA
- a CDS encoding peptidylprolyl isomerase, whose protein sequence is MADTLTFTLDCGDGKGGDVVIKLRPDLAPGHVERITELANEGFYDGVVFHRVIPGFMAQGGDPTGTGMSGSDKPDLKAEFNSEPHVRGTCSMARTAAPDSANSQFFICFDDARFLDKQYTVWGQVESGMEHVDALPKGEPPREPGKIVKATVAKAPLR, encoded by the coding sequence ATGGCCGATACCCTGACCTTCACCCTCGACTGCGGCGACGGAAAGGGTGGCGATGTCGTCATCAAGCTGCGCCCCGACCTGGCGCCCGGCCACGTCGAGCGGATTACCGAACTGGCGAACGAAGGTTTCTACGACGGTGTGGTGTTTCACCGGGTCATTCCCGGTTTCATGGCCCAAGGCGGCGATCCGACCGGCACCGGGATGAGCGGCAGCGACAAGCCCGATCTCAAGGCCGAATTCAATTCCGAGCCCCACGTCCGCGGAACCTGCTCGATGGCCCGCACCGCGGCACCCGACAGCGCCAACAGCCAGTTCTTCATCTGCTTCGACGATGCTCGTTTCCTCGACAAGCAGTATACGGTCTGGGGCCAGGTCGAGAGCGGCATGGAACACGTCGACGCGCTCCCCAAGGGCGAGCCGCCGCGCGAGCCCGGCAAGATCGTCAAGGCGACGGTGGCTAAAGCCCCGCTTCGATAA
- a CDS encoding LysR substrate-binding domain-containing protein → MPTRRLPPLRALEAFIRTVRLGSARAAAAEIGLSPSALSRRLANLEEFTGRKLFSRSGQTMRLTDEGRVFFDAVTPHLDALAVAVENQSENVRLQRLRLGVLPLFGTQRLFPKLPELRRQHPRLHIDIDTGPHLIDRVGDTLDAAILLTTRPEAGFHSVQLDHNTVHAICNRDLAAELGPNPPLSELEKQTFLIHSDLPQSFDAWKAAIGMPELHPQAIDHYDSGQLILEAAAQGLGIAMMHDDHLKRANDPRLAHLFDIEVQSPYSYWFVCRPVDLENRPVRIFHDWLIEAGL, encoded by the coding sequence ATGCCGACACGCCGACTCCCTCCGCTGCGCGCCCTCGAGGCGTTCATTCGAACCGTGAGGCTTGGCTCGGCACGCGCCGCGGCGGCTGAAATCGGGCTCAGCCCCTCTGCGCTTTCGCGGCGGCTCGCCAATCTCGAGGAATTCACCGGGCGCAAGCTGTTTTCGCGCAGCGGGCAGACGATGAGGCTCACCGACGAGGGGCGCGTGTTCTTCGACGCCGTGACCCCGCACCTCGATGCGCTCGCCGTGGCGGTCGAGAACCAGTCGGAGAATGTTCGCCTGCAGCGTCTGCGGCTCGGGGTTCTGCCGCTGTTCGGCACCCAGCGCCTGTTTCCCAAGCTACCCGAGCTGCGCCGCCAGCATCCGCGGCTGCACATCGACATCGATACCGGGCCGCATCTGATCGACCGCGTCGGCGACACGCTCGACGCGGCAATCCTCCTGACCACGCGCCCCGAAGCGGGCTTTCATTCGGTGCAGCTCGATCACAACACCGTGCATGCCATCTGCAACCGCGACCTCGCCGCCGAACTCGGACCCAATCCGCCGCTCTCCGAGCTCGAGAAGCAGACCTTCCTGATTCACAGCGACCTGCCGCAGAGCTTCGACGCCTGGAAGGCGGCGATTGGCATGCCCGAGCTGCACCCCCAAGCGATCGACCACTACGATTCGGGCCAGCTGATCCTCGAGGCCGCCGCGCAGGGCCTGGGCATCGCCATGATGCACGACGACCACCTCAAGCGCGCCAACGACCCGCGCCTTGCGCACCTGTTCGATATCGAGGTGCAGAGCCCCTACAGCTACTGGTTCGTGTGCCGCCCGGTCGATCTCGAGAATCGACCGGTGCGGATCTTCCACGACTGGCTTATCGAAGCGGGGCTTTAG
- a CDS encoding hemolysin family protein, protein MSESSRPDSANGEGDSSGGLLKAIRRLFDNSDVDTSLRAQLEEAIDEHSEEQAGSEAEGEKGDLSAFELTMLRNLLHFSEHDADDIAIPRGEIIALSADASWQEVVAAFAEHGHSRMPVYRETLDEVIGMMHIKDIFPFLASGAPPPPNWTSLMRQPLYVPQARGALDVLADMRSSRTHLAIVLDEFSGTDGIITIEDLVEEIVGDIEDEHDEDPVEMITPLGDGIWDADARAELDDVAEIVGDPRIAEVEEAVDTLGGLAFVLAEQVPQPGAVLTHPSGWLIEVTEGDDTHVTRLRLHRPTAENDDEAE, encoded by the coding sequence ATGTCCGAGAGTTCCAGGCCCGATTCAGCCAATGGAGAGGGGGACAGTAGCGGCGGGTTGCTGAAGGCGATCCGCCGGCTTTTCGACAACTCGGACGTCGACACCTCGCTGCGCGCGCAGCTCGAGGAGGCGATCGACGAGCACTCCGAAGAACAGGCCGGCAGCGAAGCCGAAGGGGAGAAGGGCGACCTCTCGGCCTTCGAGCTGACCATGCTGCGCAACCTGCTGCATTTCAGCGAGCACGACGCCGACGACATCGCCATCCCGCGCGGCGAGATCATCGCTCTGTCGGCCGACGCCAGCTGGCAGGAAGTCGTCGCCGCCTTCGCTGAGCACGGTCATTCGCGCATGCCGGTCTACCGCGAGACGCTCGACGAAGTGATCGGCATGATGCACATCAAGGACATCTTTCCGTTCCTTGCCAGCGGCGCTCCGCCGCCGCCGAACTGGACCTCGCTGATGCGCCAGCCGCTTTACGTCCCGCAAGCGCGCGGCGCGCTCGACGTGCTTGCCGACATGCGCTCGAGCCGTACGCACCTGGCCATCGTGCTCGACGAGTTTTCCGGCACCGACGGCATCATCACGATCGAAGACCTGGTCGAGGAAATCGTCGGCGACATCGAGGACGAACACGACGAGGACCCGGTCGAGATGATCACCCCGCTGGGCGACGGAATCTGGGACGCGGACGCCCGCGCCGAACTCGACGACGTCGCCGAGATCGTGGGCGACCCGCGCATCGCCGAGGTCGAGGAAGCGGTCGATACGCTCGGCGGCCTCGCCTTTGTCCTCGCCGAACAAGTGCCCCAGCCCGGCGCCGTGCTCACGCACCCCAGTGGCTGGCTGATCGAGGTGACCGAAGGCGACGACACCCACGTGACCCGGCTGCGGCTGCACCGGCCCACGGCTGAAAACGACGACGAAGCGGAATAG
- the ybeY gene encoding rRNA maturation RNase YbeY: MDLEIDIEDPWPTGDWPELAERAAAALAQIAPELANPRLSVSLLFTSDEEIHALNREWRERDKPTNVLSFPMLERRALLALGPDGPPELLGDVALAHETCAREAADKGVALEDHAAHLIVHGLLHLAGHDHELGEAEAATMEALETKALAQMGVADPYGDSEAI, translated from the coding sequence GTGGACCTTGAGATCGACATCGAAGACCCTTGGCCGACCGGCGATTGGCCGGAGCTGGCCGAGCGCGCCGCCGCCGCGCTGGCTCAGATCGCCCCCGAACTGGCAAACCCGCGCCTCTCCGTCAGCCTGCTGTTCACCTCCGACGAAGAGATCCACGCGCTCAATCGCGAGTGGCGCGAGCGGGACAAGCCGACCAATGTCCTGTCGTTCCCGATGCTCGAACGCCGCGCGTTGCTGGCGCTCGGCCCCGACGGGCCGCCCGAGCTGCTCGGCGATGTCGCGCTTGCCCACGAAACCTGCGCCCGGGAGGCGGCCGACAAGGGCGTTGCGCTCGAAGATCACGCCGCGCACCTGATCGTCCACGGCCTGCTCCACCTCGCCGGCCATGACCACGAGCTGGGCGAGGCCGAAGCGGCGACGATGGAAGCGCTGGAAACAAAGGCGCTTGCACAGATGGGAGTCGCCGACCCATATGGCGATAGCGAAGCGATTTAG
- a CDS encoding PhoH family protein: MARKPERADSQAALAHPEDRRDPSRRARAEVEFDEQAVLGALFGEFDANLVLLENRLGVYIGARGNKIIIEGSEDDVARAREVLKAMHQRLLTGQDLDSGAIEALIAMSGEPTLEGIITGETKTPPIMIRTRRKTIVPRSVMQGEYMRQLASKEIIFALGPAGTGKTYLAVAQAVSQLITGSVQRLILSRPAVEAGEKLGFLPGDMKDKVDPYLRPLYDALYDCMPPEQVERRLASGEIEIAPIAFMRGRTLADAFVILDEAQNTTREQMKMFLTRFGQNSRMVVCGDPRQVDIPGGDRMSGLADAVAKLEGVEGIAVTRFTAADVVRHPIVGRIVEAYEGDGS; this comes from the coding sequence ATGGCCCGCAAACCCGAACGCGCCGACAGCCAGGCGGCGTTGGCCCATCCCGAGGATCGCCGCGACCCATCGCGCCGCGCCCGGGCCGAAGTCGAATTCGACGAGCAGGCTGTGCTCGGCGCACTGTTCGGGGAATTCGACGCCAATCTCGTGCTGCTTGAAAACCGCCTCGGCGTGTACATCGGTGCGCGCGGCAACAAGATCATCATCGAAGGGAGCGAGGACGACGTCGCCCGCGCCCGCGAAGTGCTGAAGGCCATGCACCAGCGCCTGCTGACGGGGCAGGATCTCGACAGCGGCGCGATCGAGGCCCTGATCGCCATGTCGGGCGAGCCGACTCTCGAGGGCATCATCACCGGCGAGACCAAGACTCCGCCCATCATGATCCGCACCCGCCGCAAGACCATCGTGCCGCGCAGCGTCATGCAAGGCGAATACATGCGCCAACTGGCCAGCAAGGAGATCATCTTCGCGCTCGGGCCGGCCGGCACCGGCAAGACCTACCTCGCCGTGGCGCAGGCTGTCAGCCAGCTGATCACCGGCAGCGTCCAGCGCCTGATCCTGAGCCGCCCGGCGGTCGAGGCGGGCGAGAAGCTCGGCTTCCTGCCCGGCGACATGAAGGACAAGGTCGATCCCTACCTGCGCCCCCTCTACGATGCGCTTTATGACTGCATGCCGCCCGAACAGGTCGAGCGTCGCCTCGCCTCGGGCGAAATCGAGATTGCCCCGATCGCCTTCATGCGCGGACGCACTCTGGCCGACGCTTTCGTTATCCTCGACGAAGCGCAGAACACCACGCGCGAGCAGATGAAGATGTTTCTCACCCGCTTCGGTCAGAACAGCCGCATGGTCGTCTGCGGCGATCCCCGCCAGGTCGACATCCCCGGTGGCGACCGGATGAGCGGGCTGGCCGACGCGGTGGCCAAGCTCGAAGGCGTCGAAGGCATTGCGGTGACCCGCTTCACCGCCGCCGACGTGGTCCGCCACCCGATCGTCGGGCGCATCGTCGAAGCTTACGAGGGCGACGGTAGCTAA
- the miaB gene encoding tRNA (N6-isopentenyl adenosine(37)-C2)-methylthiotransferase MiaB gives MRERDTPRTFRVKSFGCQMNVYDGERMAELLAAEGIAPAPEGEEADLVVLNTCHIREKAAEKVYSDIGRLVKAGGEHPPMIAVAGCVAQAEGEEIMARAPGVGMVVGPQAYHRLPELIARAAKGERATDTDMPADAKFAALPARRKSAPSAFLTVQEGCDKFCTYCVVPYTRGAEISRPFAELVREAEGLVEAGAREITLLGQNVNAWSGSDSKGHSLGLDGLIRAIAKIPELQRIRYTTSHPNDVSQGLIAVHGEVEKLMPYLHLPVQSGSDRVLKAMNRSHTAEGYLRLLDRFRAARPDIALSGDFIVGFPGETEAEFEQTLQLVAEVRYAQAFSFKYSPRPGTPAAAMEGQVPREVMDERLQRLQAAINRDQLAFNRASVGKRCSVLVERKGKHPGQWLGKSPWLQSVFFEGDAAIGDLVEVELAEAGPNSLAGRLLETAVA, from the coding sequence ATGCGTGAACGCGACACTCCCCGGACCTTCAGGGTCAAGAGCTTCGGCTGCCAGATGAACGTCTACGACGGCGAGCGCATGGCCGAGCTGCTTGCGGCCGAAGGCATTGCCCCGGCGCCCGAAGGCGAGGAGGCCGACCTCGTCGTGCTCAACACCTGCCACATTCGCGAAAAGGCCGCCGAAAAGGTCTATTCGGATATTGGCCGCCTGGTGAAGGCCGGCGGCGAGCACCCGCCGATGATCGCGGTCGCCGGCTGCGTCGCGCAAGCCGAGGGCGAGGAGATTATGGCGCGTGCCCCGGGAGTCGGCATGGTCGTGGGCCCCCAGGCCTATCACCGCCTGCCGGAACTGATCGCCCGCGCCGCGAAGGGCGAACGCGCGACCGATACCGACATGCCCGCCGACGCCAAGTTCGCCGCCCTCCCCGCCCGCCGCAAGAGCGCGCCGAGCGCTTTCCTCACCGTGCAGGAAGGGTGCGACAAGTTCTGCACCTATTGCGTCGTGCCCTATACGCGCGGGGCCGAAATCTCGCGGCCATTCGCCGAACTGGTGCGCGAAGCGGAGGGGCTTGTCGAAGCCGGCGCGCGCGAAATCACCCTGCTCGGCCAGAACGTCAACGCCTGGTCCGGCAGCGATTCCAAAGGCCACAGCCTGGGTCTCGACGGTCTGATAAGAGCAATAGCCAAGATCCCGGAATTACAGCGAATTCGCTACACCACAAGCCATCCGAACGACGTTTCTCAAGGGCTGATTGCGGTCCACGGCGAAGTCGAGAAACTCATGCCCTACCTTCATCTGCCGGTGCAGAGCGGGAGCGACCGCGTGCTCAAGGCGATGAACCGCAGCCATACGGCCGAAGGCTATCTCAGGCTCCTCGACCGCTTTCGCGCCGCGCGTCCCGATATCGCGCTGTCCGGCGATTTCATCGTCGGGTTCCCGGGCGAAACCGAGGCCGAGTTCGAGCAGACCCTGCAGCTCGTCGCCGAGGTCCGCTACGCGCAGGCCTTCAGCTTCAAGTATTCGCCCCGCCCCGGCACGCCCGCCGCGGCTATGGAAGGCCAGGTGCCGCGCGAAGTGATGGACGAGCGGCTGCAGCGCCTGCAAGCCGCGATCAACCGCGACCAGTTGGCCTTCAACCGGGCCAGCGTCGGCAAGCGCTGTTCAGTGCTGGTCGAACGCAAGGGCAAGCATCCCGGCCAGTGGCTCGGAAAGTCGCCCTGGCTGCAATCGGTATTTTTCGAAGGTGACGCAGCGATCGGCGACCTGGTCGAAGTCGAGCTGGCCGAAGCGGGGCCGAATTCGCTGGCGGGAAGGCTGCTCGAAACCGCAGTGGCCTAG
- a CDS encoding lysophospholipid acyltransferase family protein: MAGTLRLAARSLAAFFVFVTLVPAHVVVSLAGARNLVPPLFLGLMGRVAGLHVRVTGQPRRGALFLANHESWLDILALAGTTRSVFVAHAGLAGHPALKWLCDQNDTVFIARDMRGTVARQVEQVKQALGERPVTIFPEATTNDGIELRPFRSSLLSAVEALAHDIPIQPVALDYADAAETCWYGDEAGLANVRRVLARRGGVGLTIHFLDPLSGPELADRKAMAAAARTRIAAALRR; the protein is encoded by the coding sequence GTCCCGGCGCATGTTGTGGTGTCGCTCGCGGGGGCACGGAACCTAGTGCCCCCGCTGTTCCTCGGCCTCATGGGACGTGTCGCCGGACTGCACGTGCGCGTTACCGGGCAGCCGCGCCGCGGCGCCCTGTTCCTCGCCAATCATGAAAGCTGGCTCGACATCCTCGCGCTCGCCGGCACAACCCGCTCGGTCTTCGTCGCGCATGCGGGTCTCGCCGGCCATCCCGCGCTCAAATGGCTATGCGACCAGAACGACACCGTCTTCATCGCTCGCGACATGCGCGGCACGGTCGCCCGGCAAGTCGAACAGGTGAAGCAGGCGCTGGGCGAGCGGCCAGTGACGATCTTTCCCGAAGCGACCACCAACGACGGGATCGAGCTACGGCCGTTTCGCAGCTCGCTGCTCTCGGCGGTCGAAGCTCTCGCCCATGATATCCCGATCCAGCCGGTTGCCCTCGATTATGCCGATGCCGCCGAAACCTGCTGGTACGGCGACGAGGCGGGCCTCGCCAACGTCCGCCGCGTCCTCGCCCGGCGCGGCGGTGTCGGGCTCACGATTCACTTCCTCGATCCGCTGTCGGGCCCGGAATTGGCCGACCGCAAGGCCATGGCCGCTGCCGCCCGAACGCGCATCGCCGCCGCGCTGCGCAGATAA